In Thermoanaerobacterium xylanolyticum LX-11, the genomic window AGACAGATGAAACCGGTACGACAATAACATTTTCTCCAGATGGGGAAATATTTGAGACGTTAGAGTATGATTATGACGTGCTTTCACAGAGGCTAAGGGAATTGTCGTTTTTGAATAAAGGCGTAAAAATAAGGCTTGTTGATGAGAGAGATGGAAAAGAAGATGTTTTTCACTATGAAGGTGGCATAGTTGAGTTTGTAAAGTATCTAAACAGAAATAAAGAAGTGTTGCATCCAGAGCCTATTTACATGGAAAGCAAAAGCGATACGTACGAAGTTGAAGTGGCGATGCAGTACAATGACAGCTATACGGAGAACATATTTAGCTTTGCAAACAATATCGATACAAGAGAAGGCGGCACACATTTAATAGGCTTTAAAACAGCATTGACAAAAGTCATTAATGACTACGCAAGAAAGTTTAACATCATAAAGGAAAACGACAAAAATTTGCAAGGGGAAGATGTAAGGGAAGGGCTTACGGCGATTATAAGCGTGAAACTCATGAATCCGCAGTTTGAAGGACAGACGAAGACGAAATTAGGTAATTCCGAGATGCGTTCAATAGTTGATTCTGTCGTGACGGAAAAGCTGACGGCTTTCATGGAGGAAAACCCTTCACTGTCAAAAGTCATTCTTGAAAAGGCTACATCTGCTGCAAGAGCAAGAGAAGCAGCCAGAAAAGCCAGAGAGCTTACAAGAAGGAAGTCAGCGCTGGAATCTACTTCACTTCCAGGTAAATTAGCAGATTGTTCAGAAAAGGATGCATCTAAATGCGAACTTTACCTTGTTGAGGGTGATTCTGCAGGCGGTTCTGCAAAAATGGGGAGAGATAGCAAATATCAAGCTATACTTCCTCTTAGAGGTAAGATTTTGAATGTAGAAAAGGCAAGGCTTGATAGAATTTTATCAAGTGATGAGATAAAAGCGATGATAACAGCATTAGGCACTGGAATTGGTAGCGATTTTGACATCTCAAAGCTTAGATACCATAAAGTCGTCATAATGACAGATGCCGATGTTGACGGAAGCCACATAAGGACATTGCTTCTTACATTTTTCTACAGGTTTATGAGGCCTTTGATAGAAAATGGAAATATATATATTGCACAGCCACCACTTTATAAGATAGAGAAAAATAAAAAGGTATACTACGCTTATTCCGATAAAGAGCTTGACAATATTTTAAAAGAGATCGGAAGAGAAAATTACAATGTACAGAGGTACAAAGGTTTAGGAGAAATGGATGCGGAGCAGCTTTGGGATACTACGATGGATCCTGAGAAAAGGACTATGCTGAAAGTAAGCCTTGATGATGCTATTGCAGCTGATGAAATATTTACTATTTTGATGGGCGACAAAGTAGAGCCAAGGCGTGAATTTATAGAAAAATACGCTAAAACCGTTAGAAATCTTGATATATAGGCAGGTGATTTAAGTGAGCGATAACACAAATAATGAAGAATTGAGAGTAATACCAGTAGATGTAGAAGATGAGATGAAAAAATCTTTTATAGATTACGCCATGAGCGTCATCGTAAGCAGGGCCTTGCCTGACGTGAGAGATGGATTAAAGCCTGTTCACAGGAGAATTCTCTATGCAATGAATGGCCTTGGTCTTACGCCTGACAAGCCTTACAAGAAAAGCGTAACTGTCGTAGGTGAAGTATTAGGGAAATACCATCCACACGGCGATGTGGCAGTTTACGATGCTATGGTTAGGATGGCGCAGGATTTTTCTATGAGAGAGACATTGGTTGACGGCCATGGTAATTTTGGAAGCATCGACGGAGATCCGGCTGCTGCAATGAGGTACACAGAAGCAAGGTTATCAAAGATAGCCTTGGAAATGCTTACTGACATAAATAAAGAGACTGTGGACTTTGTGCCAAATTTCGATGAAAACTACAAAGAACCTGTAGTTCTTCCATCAAGGTTTCCAAACTTATTAGTAAATGGATCACAAGGAATAGCCGTTGGAATGGCTACTAATATTCCTCCTCACAATTTAGGCGAAGTGATAGACGGCATAATTGCGTATATAGATAATCCGTATATTGCTACAGATGAGCTTATGAGGTATATAAAGGGCCCTGACTTTCCTACGGGTGGTCTTATAGTTGGAAAAGATGGCATCAGAGAAACGTACGAGACAGGCAGAGGGAAGATAATAGTAAGAGCTAAGGCAGAGATAGAGGAGCACAATGGCAGGAATCGCATAGTCGTAACAGAATTGCCTTATATGGTTATAAAATCAAAGTTGGTTGAAAAGATAGCAGAGCTTGTAAGGGACAAGCATATAGAAGGCATCTCTGATTTAAGAGATGAATCGGATAGAAACGGCATGAGAATTGTCATCGAATTAAAGAGAGATGTAAATCCAAAGGTCGTCTTGAATAAATTGTACATGCATACACAGATGCAGCAGACGTTTGGAGCTATCATGTTGGCCCTTGTAGATGGAGCTCCAAAGATACTTTCGTTAAACCAGATTATTGAGAAGTACGTGGATCATCAGGTGGATGTCATTACGAGAAGGACTAAGTTTGACCTTCAAAAGGCTGAAGAAAGGGCACATATTTTAGAAGGCTTGAAGATTGCCCTTGACCATATTGATGAAGTCATAAATGTTATACGAAGCTCCAAAACAGAGCCTATAGCGAAGAATAATTTGATGGACAAGTTTGGGCTTAGTGATAGGCAAGCACAGGCTATCGTTGATATGAGGCTAGGACGCCTTACAGGATTAGAAAGACAGAAGATAGAAGATGAATTAAACGATCTTTACCAAAAAATAAAAGAGCTAAAAAGCATACTGTCAGATGAAAAAAAGGTGTTGGACATAATAAAGAAAGAGCTTAAAGATGTAAAAGATAAATATTCATCAGGCAGAAGAACTCACATTGTGGCAAAAGAAGACGAAGTTGACATTGAAGATTTGGTTCAATTGGAAGACGCTGTTGTAACCATGACGCACTTTGGTTACATAAAGAGAATGCCTCTTGATGCTTATAAAGCACAGAAGCGTGGTGGAAAGGGCATATCTGGCATATCTACAAGGGAAGACGATTTTGTGGAAAATGTATTTACGACTACGACACATGATAGGCTATTGTTTTTCACAAATAAAGGTAAGGTGTACAGCTTAAGGACTATAGATATACCTGAGTCAGGAAGGCAAGCTAAGGGGACAGCTATAATAAACCTCATTCAGATAGATCAGGATGAAAAAGTAAATGCTGTGATACCAATTAAGAAATCTCACAATGCTAAGTATGTCGTAATGTGCACGAAAAATGGAATAATCAAAAAGACTGAAATCGACGATTTCCCGAAGATAAAGAAAAGCGGCAATACAGCCATAAAGCTTGATGATGGAGATGAGCTTATAAATGTCATGCTTACAGATGGCAACAGGGAAATAATCATAGGTACAGCAAATGGCTTCTGCATAAGGTTCCATGAGGACAATTTAAGGCCAATGGGCAGACAGGCAAGAGGTGTAATAGCAGTTACACTTAGAGACGATGATTATGTTGTTGAGATGGATTTGGTCGATAGAGATAAAGACATATTAGTTGTTACAGAAAATGGATATGGAAAAAGAAGCGATGCCAATGAATACAGATCGCAGACAAGGGCAGGAAAAGGAATAATAGCTGCAAAAATAACGAAAAAAACTGGAAAATTGGTTTCTATAATGTCTGTAAGTGAAAAAGATGAGCTTATGATAATCTCAGCCAATGGAATCCTTATAAGGACAAAAATTGCTGATATATCAAAGATGCATAGGGATACTACAGGTGTGATGCTGATGAAGCTTGATGAAGGTGATAGAGTTGTTTCGACTGCAAGGATAGCAAATGATGAGGAATAAATTGTTAAAATTTATTTTAACAAAAGAAGGATTTTTAAGATAGATGTTGAATATATATATAGAGGTAAATTGTTAAAAATTTTTCTAAAGGAGAGGTTACCATGAAAAAATCATTGGCTATTGGGCTTACTACGGCATTTATTGCAGTAAGCTTGGTTGGTTGTGGTTCAAATAGCTCCAATACGTCTTCAAATACATCTGGCTCATCCGGTGCGTACAAAGACGGTACTTACAAAGCAGAACAAGCATCATTCGATGCACACGGATACAAAGGACAGATTGAGATCACCGTAAAAGACGGCAAGATTTCAAGCGTTGTGTACAATGAAGTAGATAAAAACGGCAAGTTCAAAAGAGACGATGCCGACTACGCATCAAAGATGAAAGCTAAAAACAACATAACGCCAAAAGAAGTAGATGAAAAACTTCAGCAAGAATTAGTAGATAGCCAAGATACGTCAAAAGTCGATACTGTGGCAGGTGCTACAGAATCATCAAAGACGTTTGTAGAGTTGGCAAATCAAGCATTGAAAGATGCTAAGAAATAAAAAACCCCTCCATTTTGGAGGGTCTTTTTCATGGATCTATTTTTAGTATACCTAATGCTTTTTCCAGGTCTATTATGTGATTTTCTTCTTCTAAAGCTATATTTCTGAGCTTTTGTCCTACGTCAAACAATCCTAAATTTTCCGCTTGAGCTATCCTTTGATTGTATCCATTCAATGCGTCGTACTCGTAGTTTAAATCTTGATAAAGCATTTCTCTATTGTCAAGAGAAGTTTGCCTTGGGTAAACTTCCACTGTGGGGATACCACCAAGGTATTGTATAATGTCTGTCAATATTACCGCATGATCGTGTTCATCTTTTGCGTGTTCTAATATCTTGTCGATGACTTCCACGTATTCCGCACCGTGCAGCATGCTGGAATGCTGGATGTACTGCACCATTGCGGCATATTCCTTGGTTAAGTCAGTATTCAAGTTTGATATAAGCTCTTTTTTGCTTACCATTAAAATTCACCTCTTTAAAAATATATGTTGATTCATACTATGATGATACTGATAAAAAAGTATTTTTTTGCTTAAAAAATTAAAATTTTTTAATAAATGTAAACGATGATTTATTTAGAATTTACAAAAAATTAAGTTGACTTATTTTCAATATGCTGATAGAATAACTATTAATTTCACCTTAAGATATTTCATCTCAATAAAGGCGATGATGGAGAGGGGTATATGTATAAGCTAAAGAGAGCCGGTGGTTGCTGCAAACCGGTGCGAGTACATATATTAGATCGCTCCGGAGTAGTTAAGTTGAAGTTTTAGTAGGCTTAACCGTAAGACCTGCGTTAAAGGTAAAGTATGATTACTTGCTGAGGTATTTGCCGTGAGGTAAATACGAAATCAGGTGGTACCGCGAGATGATCCTCGCCCTGAATATAGGGCGGGGATTTTTTAATATGTGAAAGGGGTGATATTATCATACACACAATATCTGTCTTGGTAAACAATCATTCTGGTGTATTGTCGAGAGTTGTAGGTCTTTTCTCAAGAAGAGGCTATAACATCGAAAGTTTGGCTGTAGGCACCACAGAACAAAATGATCAATCTCGCATTACCTTAACAGTCGATGGTGACGATTATGTGATAACACAAATAATAAGACAGCTTAGCAAGCTGTATGATGTTATTAAGGTACAAGATGTAGGCAAATTTCCTAATGTCTCAAGGGAGCTTGTACTGGTAAAAGTCGAGATCAATTCCAGCACGAGAGATGACATCATGCATATTGTAGATACTTTTAGAGGCAAAGTCATTGATATTTCACTGGATTCTATCATCATTGAAATGACTGGAGACACTGAAAAGGTTGAGGCATTTATAAAACTCATCAAACAATTTCAAGTAAGAGAACTTACAAGAACAGGTCTTATAACTTTAGAAAGAGGAAATAGAATTTTAAAAGAATACGAGGAGGAATTGTAAATGGCAAGAATGTATTATGATGAAGATGCAGATTTAAATCTTTTGAAAGGAAAGAAAATTGCGATAATTGGTTATGGTAGCCAAGGACATGCACATGCTCTTAATTTAAGGGATTCTGGTTTAGATGTTGTGGTAGGTCTATATGAAGGAAGCAAATCTGCTGAAAGAGCGAAACAGGATGGACTTACGGTTTTAAATGTAGATGATGCGTGTGAAGTATCTGACATAATAATGATTTTAATACCTGATGAAAAGCAGTCAAAAGTGTACAAAGAAAGCATAGAAAAGCACTTAAAACCTGGAAATGCTTTGGTTTTTGCTCATGGTTTCAATATACATTTCCATCAGATTGTGCCGCCAGAGTACGTGGATGTATTCATGGTAGCGCCAAAAGGGCCTGGACATTTGGTAAGAAGGGTTTTTACAGAAGGAAAAGGCGTTCCTGATTTAGTTGCGGTTCATCAAAACTACACTGGAAAGGCTTTTGAGATAGCCTTAGCTTATGCTAAAGGAATTGGAGGCACAAGAGCAGGTGTCTTAGAGACTACTTTTAAAGAGGAGACAGAGACGGATCTTTTTGGTGAACAGGCGGTTTTGTGCGGCGGTGTCACGGAGCTTATGAAAGCAGGTTTTGAAACTTTAGTAGATGCTGGTTATCAACCTGAAATAGCCTATTTTGAGTGTATACACGAGATGAAGCTTATAGTCGATTTGATCTATGAGGGCGGTTTTGCCAACATGAGGTATTCCATCTCTGATACGGCAGAGTATGGTGATTATCTGACAGGCAAAAGGATAATAACGGAAGATACGAGAAACGAAATGAAACAAGTTTTGAATGAAATTCAGACAGGGGAGTTTGCAAAGAAATGGCTTTTAGAAAATGCTGTAGGAAGACCGCAGTTTAATGCCATAAGAGAAAGAGAAGCAAATCAAAAGCTTGAGAAGGTAGGAAAAGAGCTCCGTGGAATGATGTCATGGCTTAAAAAGAAGTAAAGAGGGGGCTTGTTTATGGGGGATAGAAAAGTCATTGTTTTTGATACGACGTTGAGAGATGGTGAGCAGACGCCAGGCGTCAATTTCGACAAGGAAACTAAATATAAGATAGCAAATAAGCTTGTTTCACTTGGAGTTGACGTAATAGAAGCCGGCTTTCCTGCTGCATCAAACGGTGATTTTGAAGCTGTGAAATATGTAGCGGAAAATTTAGATGGTGTCACTGTTGCAGGATTGTCGAGATGTGTGAAAAGCGATATAGATAGAACTTATGAAGCATTAAAAAATGCAAAAAAATCCAGGATACATCTTTTTATTGCTACATCTGATATTCATTTAAAATACAAGTTAAAAATATCCAGAGATGAAGCCTTAAAAATGGCAGTTGACAGTGTGAAATATGCTTTAGGTAAGTTTGATGAAATTCAATTTTCTGCCGAAGATGCATCCAGGACTGATTGGGATTTTTTAGTAAAAGTATTTAACGAAGTCATTGATGCTGGAGCTAAGATAATAAATATACCTGATACGGTAGGATATGCTGTTCCAAAAGAATTTGGCAGATTAGTAGAGTACGTAAAAGATAATATTCACGACAGAGAAAATGTGACGATAAGCGTTCACTGTCACAACGATCTTGGTATGGCTGTGGTAAACTCACTTTCAGCAGTGGAAAGCGGTGCAGATCAAGTGGAAGTTACTGTATGTGGGATAGGTGAAAGAGCTGGAAATGCTGCTTTAGAAGAAGTCATCATGGCCATAAATACAAGAAAGGATTATTTTAATGTAATCCACGGCATAAACACAAAGGAAATTTACAGCACATGTAAGCTGGTAAGTGAGATGGCAGGGATAGAACTTCAGCCAAACAAAGCCATTGTCGGATTTAACGCCTTTAGGCACACTGCTGGAATCCACCAGCACGGTGTTATAAACAATAAAGCCACCTATGAAATAATGAAACCAGAAGACATAGGTATAACAACTGATCATATATCTATGGGCAAATTATCCGGAAGAAATGCCTTTGAATTGAAGTTAAAAAACATGGGGTTCAATCTTTCGCGAGATGAGGTAAATATTGCTTTTAAGAGATTTAAGGATGTAGCTGATAACAAAAAGGTTGTAGATGATGAAGATATAAGAGAAATCGTAGAAGATGTAATTTTAAACAGTAAGAGTTTTAAGGAGGGAGAGCTTTGGGGTTAACACTTACGCAGAAAATTTTAGCTAATAAAGCTGGATATGAAGTTAAACCTGGAGATCTTATAGAGATAGACGTTGACATGGTGTTAGGCAATGATGTCACATCGCCTGTTGCCATAAAAGAGTTTTTAAAGATAGGTGTAAAAGAAGTATTCAATAAAGAGAGAATTGCATTAGTGCCTGACCATTTTGTTCCAAACAAAGACATAAAGTCTGCAGAGCAAGTAAATATTGTAAGGAAATTTGCCAGAGAGTATGGCATAGTAAACTTCTTTGAAGTAGGGCAAATGGGGATAGAACATGCGCTTTTACCGGAAAAAGGCTTAGTCTTGCCGGGAGATGTGGTAATAGGTGCAGATTCCCATACATGCACGTACGGTGCAATAACGTGTTTCTCTACAGGCATAGGAAGCACTGATATGGCCTGTGCCATGGCTACAGGCAAGGCTTGGTTTAAAGTTCCCGAAGCCATAAAGTTTAATCTTAAAGGAAAGCTTAATAAATGGGTAAGCGGAAAAGACGTCATACTGTACATCATCGGCATGATAGGTGTAGATGGCGCACTTTATAAGTCGATGGAATTCACTGGCGACATCTCG contains:
- the ilvC gene encoding ketol-acid reductoisomerase; amino-acid sequence: MARMYYDEDADLNLLKGKKIAIIGYGSQGHAHALNLRDSGLDVVVGLYEGSKSAERAKQDGLTVLNVDDACEVSDIIMILIPDEKQSKVYKESIEKHLKPGNALVFAHGFNIHFHQIVPPEYVDVFMVAPKGPGHLVRRVFTEGKGVPDLVAVHQNYTGKAFEIALAYAKGIGGTRAGVLETTFKEETETDLFGEQAVLCGGVTELMKAGFETLVDAGYQPEIAYFECIHEMKLIVDLIYEGGFANMRYSISDTAEYGDYLTGKRIITEDTRNEMKQVLNEIQTGEFAKKWLLENAVGRPQFNAIREREANQKLEKVGKELRGMMSWLKKK
- a CDS encoding 2-isopropylmalate synthase, whose amino-acid sequence is MGDRKVIVFDTTLRDGEQTPGVNFDKETKYKIANKLVSLGVDVIEAGFPAASNGDFEAVKYVAENLDGVTVAGLSRCVKSDIDRTYEALKNAKKSRIHLFIATSDIHLKYKLKISRDEALKMAVDSVKYALGKFDEIQFSAEDASRTDWDFLVKVFNEVIDAGAKIINIPDTVGYAVPKEFGRLVEYVKDNIHDRENVTISVHCHNDLGMAVVNSLSAVESGADQVEVTVCGIGERAGNAALEEVIMAINTRKDYFNVIHGINTKEIYSTCKLVSEMAGIELQPNKAIVGFNAFRHTAGIHQHGVINNKATYEIMKPEDIGITTDHISMGKLSGRNAFELKLKNMGFNLSRDEVNIAFKRFKDVADNKKVVDDEDIREIVEDVILNSKSFKEGELWG
- the gyrB gene encoding DNA topoisomerase (ATP-hydrolyzing) subunit B; its protein translation is MANDETYGASQIQILEGLEAVRKRPGMYIGSTSSRGLHHLVYEIVDNSIDEALAGYCKNIDVIIHKDNSVSVIDDGRGIPTDIHPQTGKSGVEVALTVLHAGGKFNNDVYKVSGGLHGVGLSVVNALSKNLEVIVKQNGKVYQQKYERGVPKTDLTVIGETDETGTTITFSPDGEIFETLEYDYDVLSQRLRELSFLNKGVKIRLVDERDGKEDVFHYEGGIVEFVKYLNRNKEVLHPEPIYMESKSDTYEVEVAMQYNDSYTENIFSFANNIDTREGGTHLIGFKTALTKVINDYARKFNIIKENDKNLQGEDVREGLTAIISVKLMNPQFEGQTKTKLGNSEMRSIVDSVVTEKLTAFMEENPSLSKVILEKATSAARAREAARKARELTRRKSALESTSLPGKLADCSEKDASKCELYLVEGDSAGGSAKMGRDSKYQAILPLRGKILNVEKARLDRILSSDEIKAMITALGTGIGSDFDISKLRYHKVVIMTDADVDGSHIRTLLLTFFYRFMRPLIENGNIYIAQPPLYKIEKNKKVYYAYSDKELDNILKEIGRENYNVQRYKGLGEMDAEQLWDTTMDPEKRTMLKVSLDDAIAADEIFTILMGDKVEPRREFIEKYAKTVRNLDI
- the gyrA gene encoding DNA gyrase subunit A, with protein sequence MSDNTNNEELRVIPVDVEDEMKKSFIDYAMSVIVSRALPDVRDGLKPVHRRILYAMNGLGLTPDKPYKKSVTVVGEVLGKYHPHGDVAVYDAMVRMAQDFSMRETLVDGHGNFGSIDGDPAAAMRYTEARLSKIALEMLTDINKETVDFVPNFDENYKEPVVLPSRFPNLLVNGSQGIAVGMATNIPPHNLGEVIDGIIAYIDNPYIATDELMRYIKGPDFPTGGLIVGKDGIRETYETGRGKIIVRAKAEIEEHNGRNRIVVTELPYMVIKSKLVEKIAELVRDKHIEGISDLRDESDRNGMRIVIELKRDVNPKVVLNKLYMHTQMQQTFGAIMLALVDGAPKILSLNQIIEKYVDHQVDVITRRTKFDLQKAEERAHILEGLKIALDHIDEVINVIRSSKTEPIAKNNLMDKFGLSDRQAQAIVDMRLGRLTGLERQKIEDELNDLYQKIKELKSILSDEKKVLDIIKKELKDVKDKYSSGRRTHIVAKEDEVDIEDLVQLEDAVVTMTHFGYIKRMPLDAYKAQKRGGKGISGISTREDDFVENVFTTTTHDRLLFFTNKGKVYSLRTIDIPESGRQAKGTAIINLIQIDQDEKVNAVIPIKKSHNAKYVVMCTKNGIIKKTEIDDFPKIKKSGNTAIKLDDGDELINVMLTDGNREIIIGTANGFCIRFHEDNLRPMGRQARGVIAVTLRDDDYVVEMDLVDRDKDILVVTENGYGKRSDANEYRSQTRAGKGIIAAKITKKTGKLVSIMSVSEKDELMIISANGILIRTKIADISKMHRDTTGVMLMKLDEGDRVVSTARIANDEE
- the ilvN gene encoding acetolactate synthase small subunit, which gives rise to MHTISVLVNNHSGVLSRVVGLFSRRGYNIESLAVGTTEQNDQSRITLTVDGDDYVITQIIRQLSKLYDVIKVQDVGKFPNVSRELVLVKVEINSSTRDDIMHIVDTFRGKVIDISLDSIIIEMTGDTEKVEAFIKLIKQFQVRELTRTGLITLERGNRILKEYEEEL
- a CDS encoding ferritin-like domain-containing protein, encoding MVSKKELISNLNTDLTKEYAAMVQYIQHSSMLHGAEYVEVIDKILEHAKDEHDHAVILTDIIQYLGGIPTVEVYPRQTSLDNREMLYQDLNYEYDALNGYNQRIAQAENLGLFDVGQKLRNIALEEENHIIDLEKALGILKIDP
- a CDS encoding FMN-binding protein, with the protein product MKKSLAIGLTTAFIAVSLVGCGSNSSNTSSNTSGSSGAYKDGTYKAEQASFDAHGYKGQIEITVKDGKISSVVYNEVDKNGKFKRDDADYASKMKAKNNITPKEVDEKLQQELVDSQDTSKVDTVAGATESSKTFVELANQALKDAKK